The following are from one region of the Littorina saxatilis isolate snail1 linkage group LG2, US_GU_Lsax_2.0, whole genome shotgun sequence genome:
- the LOC138958404 gene encoding uncharacterized protein: protein MKPTTTTITMNLAALLCLNLLLLQSSVMGKEKDEECFEVCGDYIRWGYDCAMRAKCFQKQQTDENAFRACYEACNSGASDCQDMCVQNYDQLKASCNKKCEDASMMDIFCEDECLEDDFMAQYRSQLPDLTPQDSGIFQGIPGFGDDDEADEEGMDD from the exons ATGAAGCCCACGACGACAACCATCACCATGAACCTGGCAGCTCTGCTCTGCCTCAACCTTCTTCTCCTGCAGTCCTCTGTGATGGGCAAGGAGAAGGACGAGGAGTGTTTCGAGGTGTGTGGCGACTACATCAGGTGGGGGTATGACTGCGCCATGAGGGCCAAGTGTTTCCAGAAGCAGCAGACGGACGAGAACGCCTTCCGGGCCTGCTACGAGGCTTGCAACTCCGGGGCCTCCGACTGCCAAGATATGTGTGTGCAGAACTACGACCAGCTCAAAG CGTCATGCAACAAAAAGTGTGAGGATGCGTCGATGATGGACATCTTCTGTGAGGACGAGTGTTTGGAGGATGACTTCATGGCTCAGTATAGATCACA ACTGCCAGACCTCACCCCACAAGACTCGGGCATTTTTCAAGGGATCCCCGGCTTTGGCGACGATGATGAAGCTGACGAAGAAGGCATGGACGACTAA